The genomic window GTCTTATACGATATTTGATGAATCTTCATCCAtaatttaaaaacataaaaagatcaagtcttgtttttctttctatttggGATTTTCACCGGATAAGAGCAGTTAATTAACTAAGTGTGTTATTTTGTCCAAACAAGGAAACACATGGTTTGATTATATTTTaatgattgttttgtttttatatccCTAGATTGCTGTACATGACTTTAACATTTTTAAACTTATCTTGGTCAGAATTGATCTATACTCAGTCAAAATAACAAAGGATTTTAACCTTTCTCATAGATTTGCTAAGAATCTTTAGTTTTCCTGTGTGGGTTCCAGGATTTGCAACTTGAAAATAATCTGTTATTAATCCATGTGAGAAAGATGTGTCTTTTACTTAGTGATGATGCATACTTTTATGTATAGCTCATCTTCCGATGGTTAATGGTCAATCAATTTGACTTCTCTAATGCACCAATAATTTGATCCATAGAAGCCAATTTGCATTCCACCTTCTCCATTATGACcatattatattattgattgattTAGCTGAAAATCTCTAAACTAgaaatattgaataatttttcagTTTAGTTTATTGTCTCTCTCCAATTTAAAATATctctaaatatataaaataatagtataaaaaataaaccttattttttttttaattaaattgaccTTTTATGAAAACTTGTTCtacagaaataaaaaaaaagttattagaaaaataaatttaaaattgatgtatgaatattttagtgtttgtttaaacttaaaaaaaataaaaaaatattgttttgaaaaaattgactgcattagaaatttttaaaaaaaaaatctgaagttACTTTCTGATTATTTACTAtgtaacaaattattttttaaaatgtgaagCTCCTACATCTAAGTTCTTTGTACTTTATTAggaataataatttttcatttcaaggctaaaaattattttttaacaaaatgttTTTCCAACCAATCTAAAACAAACactattaaaaagataaaagtgatctttttaagaaaaaataaaatttttctaaaaaaaaatctgcaagaAACACACCCTTCATATATTTTTACCTATATATTTGAATCGTGTTAAAACCTTTTAAGCATTTTTCCCTTAAATGTTAAATGTCTCATGCTTAAGGGGTCATGGTTGTCACAACTTGCTACATCTTAGATAAAGTTAAAATGGTGTATACCTAATGTTAAGCCAAATTACAGCCACTCGTTAGATTAGATTCTAGATCGGCCCGTGTTTTTCCGCCGTGAATTTGGTTAACGCACCACTATGTTTGTTGTCATTGTTTTCTCCACATCCATGTGCAAGAGCACAAAATCTCTACTAGTTTAGATTAATTATCTTATTAACATATTAAATACTCCATACAATTACAAGACCCTTTCCTACAATACAAAAGATTAGTTAAATCATATGACCGAATAAGACAAACgacattatatatatagtgatGCTGCTATGCATCCGACATGGTTTCCTTACAATAAACAAACATGAAAATGTCAAGaagtttctcatttttatatgtACATACAGTACATCTTTTAACCATTTTATGTTTTATCAATGGAATGGTTGACCTCATCAATAAGCAAATCAACAGCTCACCCCTCACAAATTTTAGGCAGAATGAAGAACATGAGGGAAATGACCGAAGAGGATCCAAAACCCTATATAAACATAAGTATCactttaatacaaaaaaaaaaaaacttaagtaTCACTTTGAAGAGAAGCGATATTAAAGCCTCGAACGTTATAATATCACTAGAAAATTTAGTCAACCTAGAATAATAGAACGTTCAATAGCACTTTCAAACGctattaaagtttttttttttttttttacgaaacaCTATTAAAATCTTTAGAAGCTGTTAAAGCCAATTTTTGTTGTAGTCACACAAATTTGCGATATTCCACCATCACATATCGACGACATGTCAATATGTATTAAATAAACTATATTCTAATGTATCCGTGTTTCAGAGACTTGGACCTCTACATAAATATTGAGATGATATTTTGGACCAATTGTTAGACAATTGTAATTAGGCAGGAATTTAATTTTGAGATTTGGTGAAACTAACGCCTTTTACTCAGTAGATTAGAGTATTATAATCCATTTGTTTGTACGCACTAATAATATCTTTATAATGAAGCTAATCCCTAATACTTGTAGTCTTATATGGATGGGGTAGGGGTGATTTGTTTCTCTTACTTAACGAATGAATTAACATAAGAAAAGAATATCCAATAAATAATGGATCCAACTACCTACCATGAATATGTTAATCAAACACAACGGCGTGGGAGTCTTTGCCTTGATAGCCAATCCATCCCTTGCTTATCCACAAAACAACCATCATGTCATGTTATTAATAAATAATGACTCTGCATAATATAATATTAGCAACCATAATCTTAAATAATAGTATGACCACTACAGTGACATGGCTGCTTAACAACAGCGATGATAATGCCAAAAGACCCGACAAATACCCCGTCAATTGTAAATTTTGGCGTATTCAATTCTATCACAACAAAGATTGCCAACCTTCAAGTAACTTTTTCcttcattcaaaaaaattaaattaaattcaaccCCGACGTCCACAAATCCTAGAGCTCAACTTACAGAAATGCTAAAATTATTAGTGTCGGACGTTAAGATCGGGtttcgaaccccggtcactccattttgtgtgtgtgttttcaatgactttgtcatttcatctataaacaaaaaaaaatcaacccgGACATGTATTAGTAGCATTCCAATTCCCACACTTGCTGCAAACTCCTGCTATTAATCTTTGAATATCATCctctttgattatttttttcttcctttctcTAGCCGAAATGTTATGAGTCTAGTTAGTTTTATGTAgggtttttttttacacaatttatGTAGAGAacgtttttttttggtttggtaaaagaagagaatgattttaatatattaattataatttttttaaattattatataagcATGTCATATGTGCTCCAATCAAAGCTTACTTTTCTTTATTAGAGTTTAAGCTTATACtacaatattattaatattaatttggtGCCCTTAAAACTTAAAACTCTGGTGCCTTGTACCACCTTCGAAACCCCCCGGCCGAAGATATATATAGCATATTTGAGATATAGTCAAATATTAAATGTGAATATTTTACCAAAATAACATAGAAACCCTCACGCCCCCCTCAAATTGCAAAAAAACCTCCCGCATTTTAGGATGTGAACACTATTCGCATCCTATTTTGcaagtgacaattttatttgacTCAAGTTCAACGTCTGCTCCCccataaatgaaaataatatgaaaaaaagGAGTTTCGGTTTATCGATCCCAGAGAATACACATTCATAATAgacatattgaaattattatgcTCAAATAACATCCAAAGTCTTTCACTCTTTTTTCATAGTATTTTCATTCATGCACTCTTTTTTTTCATAGTATTTTCATTCATGGGGAGCAGACGTTGTGCTTGAgtcaaataaaattgacacTCGCAAAATAGGGTGTGGACTGAAACACAATTCGCTATTTAGAGTGCGAACTCAGTTTGCCCTTTAAGTAACCAGTGAATCTTATAAAAATGTGGCCACTATCTAATACCATATTTTAATTTGCCACCGGAGCGGTTGTGACACTATCGACCAATCATACACACCACACCATAAAAATAGCTATATTGAATTGTTAATTTATTTGATCTAACCAAGTTTACATTTATACTTACAATAGGCATGTATCAAGACTACAAGAGCTGATAAAGTTTGACAGAAAATAGGAAATTATGATTAGGACTTGTAATAATTACAGTGAATGAGagaataataaattgatgagtGCAATAACTAAGGAGATTGCATTATGATGATCAATTTAtgccatttattttatttccttgAGGGATGTTGGTCAGGTCTAACACACACAttgtataattatataaattgaaacctttttttttttttaattttttaatcatcCACTCATACCTTGTTTGtttgattcaaaatattttcttgggAGTGAATGAACGATTCACACTTTAACTTGCGAATTGTGTTTCATTCAAAATTGTTTTATAGGAGATGAAAGAATGGTGAAGaggacaaaaaaattgatttttataaggCCAGTTTGCATCTTAGAATGCAAACTCTTTTTTACCCAATCTTTGCTATTTACAAACTCGCATCCTAAGTAGCGAGGGGATAAAATGGAAATGTCAGGGGGTGCACAAGTGTAATGGGGGTATGAGAAGAAATTCtcatatttttactattttgatttttgggTCCATATAAAAATCAGCTAGGTCCAATACTTATTTTGGGCCGCGTTTGCTACTTGCTAGAATTTAAGAAGAAAGAATCCTAGTTAAAATCATTGTATCAGttcattaaatatatattaatttgatgttttttttttttgacgcaaagaaaacttatgtcatttcattcataataatagtaGCAATACAATGAGGGATTACATTAAAAGTACTGCGATAAGCATGGGATAAAGCTGCTCGTGCGAGTGCATGAGCGCTACCGTTTGCTTGACGCCTAGTAAAAACGACTATGAAGTCATTATAGTGATGAAGTAAGGTTCGACAATTTTGAATGATTGAACCATACTCCGATTGGTTGATACTCATCTTGTTCACATCATCCACAACAATCTTACAATCTAGTTCAAACACAACTTTATTATAACCCAAGCTAGCAACCCATTGTATACCTTGATATAAGCTCCACGCTTCTGCTTCCTGTGCTGTCATTACCACATCTTCATGTGCTGTCATGGCCAAGATAAAACTCCCTTTGTCGTCGCGAAGACAAGCTCCCATGCCTATACGTTGCTCATGAGCAAATATGGCTGCATCAAGGTTGCACTTGACGAAATTTAGCGGCGGAGGTTGCCATGGTGTAACTTGGACCTGTTGTTGTCGTGGGTGGGCTATGTCAGCTGGTTGACGCGCCTGCTGCCAGGCCTGGAGGGTACCATTGGCGCGGCCAATTACCTGTGTCGTGCTCTCAGTTTTCTGCTCCCATAACTGCAAGTTTCTTTTGCGCCATAAACTCCAAGATATCATAGCAAAAGAAACCAATTGTTGAGTGGTGAAATTGTGCCAAATATGTTTGAAAACATCATTAAAACCTTCAGCATTTTCCATTAAATTTTGCAACGCATTCCACAAATTAACTTGTCGCCAACAAGTTATACTATCAGCACAATCAAGAAATAAATGCCAATTATATTCTGTGTATCTAtgacacacaacacaattagAATCACCATGAATTCCTTTGCTCATTAATCTTTGCCTATTAGGTAGACAATCCCTTCCAAGTCTCCAAAGGAAATTCTTGACCTTGGGAGGAATAGGTAAAGCCCATAATTGTTGCCAATCTCCTTCCACTTTCCAAACATCTCTGTTAATCATCACATCAACACATACTCTATATGCACTTTTTACTGAATATATGCCTTTTTTATCAAAGCGCCAAATAATCTTATCTCTTCTTCCAAGGTTAACAAGTGGGATCTTCAAAATTTCATTAGCATCTCTATCACAAAATAACTCAATCACACGATTTCTATTCCAACAACCTTGATTGACATCAATTAAGTCACTAACCTTTGATAAATTCTCAATGTTGAGGATGGGAGTAATGATAGTTGGGTTGTCTTCATTTCTTAACCAAGGTGTATGCCATATAGGAACCGAAGAGCCATTGCCAATTCTCCAACGGTAACCTTCCTTCAACAAACGTCGGGATGACCAAATGCTACGCCAAACATAACTAGAATTGTGCCCCAAGGACGCTCCCAAAAAATCCCCATTAGGATAATATTTAGCTTTGAAAATTCTTGAAACCATAGCATCGGGGTTGGTTAATAATTTCCAACCTTGCTTTCCCAACATTGCCAAATTGAAACCGAGGATACTTCGAAATCCCATGCCTCCAAATTCTTTTCTCATAGTTAGTTTGTCCCAACTCATCCAACGGATCCCATGCTTCATATCTCCCTTCGATCCCCACCAAAAGGAATTTAACATCTTCTCGATATCGTCACCTATGGATGATGGTAACAGAAATACACTCATGCAATAAGAAGGAATTGCTTGAGCCACTGATTTAATTAAAACTTCTTTACCTGCTTGAGACAACATCTTGCTACTCCATGAAGAAATACGGTGCCAAATTCTATCTTTGATGTAgttgaaaattgattttttactTCTCCCTATCATAGAGGGAAGACCAAGATATTTTCCGGTACCTAAACACTCTGTAACCTGAAGAGTATTGGACAAAGCAGTTCTCAAGTCATGTGGCacatttttgctaaaaaatatTTCAGACTTCTGCATATTAATCATCTGTCCCGAAGCATTGGCATACacatctaaaatattttttaaggcATTTGTTTCAGTATCATTTGCTCTGAAGAAAAGAAAGCTATCATCAGCAAATAGGAGATGACTGACCGCTGGAGCCCTACGACATACCTTTACTCCATGCAACAAGTTATTTTGTTCGGCCTGTTTTATCAACGATGTCATACCTTCAGCACATAAAAGGAAAAGATAAGGTGATAAAGGGTCACCTTGCCTTAGACCTCTCTCTGGGATCACTGGTCCAACTCTATCATCATTCATCAGAATATGATATTTGACATTAGTAACACACATCTTCATCCAATTAATCCATGTCTGATGGAAACCCATACTCCTCATAATGCTAAAAAGATAGTGCCAGTCAACACGATCATATGCCTTGCTAATATCTATCTTAAGTGCCACTTCTCCTTTTCTGCCTCTATTTTTACACTTCAAGTAATGGATGATTTCTGATGCCACAAGAACATTATCTGTAATGGATCTTCCTGATATGAAGCCTGATTGTTCAATAGATATGCATTTGTCAAGGACTTGCTGCAGTCGGTTAGCTAAGGCTTTCGACAAAATCTTGTACACAACATTACACAAGGAGATCGGTCGGAGATCCTTCATACTACTAGGTTGATCACATTTGGGAATGAGCACAATATTAGTGTCCCCTAGAGCATCCGGAAAGTAACCATCATGAAGCCATTTGTTGCAAGTATTCACAATCTCACTACCACATAAAGACCAAAACCGTTTATAAAATGCCGGATTCAAACCATCCGGTCTAGGGGCTTTGTCCGAATTCATTTGGAACACTGCGTCCTTAAATTCATCTGCGTTGAAGGGAGCAATAAGCAACTGGTTGTCTTCTTCAGTTAGGCGTGAATGCACAACTTGAAGCACCGGGTCCACATCACATGTGGTGGCCTTAAACAGAGCTGAAAAATAATCTACACCAAGAGTGCAAAGACCTTCTTGAGTATTCACTTCAATGTTATCATCATTTCTCAACTTTGTGATTTTATTTCGCTGTTTTCTTGAAGTTGCTGCAGCGTGAAAGAACTTTGTATTCATGTCTCCATCTCTCATCCAAAATGTCTTAGCACGTTGTTTCCAAAAGATCTCTTCTTGAATCAATAAAGAATTGAGCTTTTCTTTTAAAGTAATCACCTCGACATCTGCTTCGTGATCGTTCAGCCCCTGCAACTcctctattttctttttacaattATTAATACCTTCTTTGTACCGCTTTCTAAGAGCTCGGCCCCAATTATCGAGCTCCTCCGTGCACGCAGCAAGTCTGTCCAGCAACGGATCAGCAAGGTTGCGCTTCCAACCATCATCAACAATACTGGGCAGCTCCGGTTCCACAAGCCAAGTGTTCTCAAATCGAAATTGTCGCTTTTTATACACAAATGTTTGTGGTTCGGTGCATAGAAGCAACGGAGAGTGATCAGACGCCCCAGATATCAAGTTCTTCAAAATGCAATGAGGAAAAAGACTCATCCAAGGTTGAGTAACAAGTGCCCTGTCAAGTCTTTCTTCTACCACATAATTTGTTCCCATTCTCCTTGACCACGTGTAAGAATGCCCTTGTAACGGAACATCAATAAGCCCACAATCACTAACGGCTTGTCTGAAACCATTGAATAGCCATGTTGGATGAGGAACATCACCTCTCTTATCATCATTTGAGAGGATATCATTGAAATCCCCAATTATACACCAAGGAAGATTTGATTGTTGTGAAAGCATGCGAAGAATATTCCATGATTCTCTCCTTTGACCCCTTTGAGGAATACCATAGAAGCCTGTGAGCCTCCATTCTTGATTGCTATCATCTTCTTTAACAATGACGTTGATAAAATTTCGTGAATAGTTTTGGATTTCACAAAATCTTTCATGTCTCCATAATATAGCTAGGCCTCCACTTCTACCTTCACGATCAACAGAGAAACAAGACTCATAATGAATAATACGTCGCACCTCTTCAATTTTATTGGCGTGACAAATAGTttcactaagaaaaataatatcCGGTTTATGAATCCGGATTAGGTCCCGTAATGCCGGAACTCCACTCGGGTGACCCAAACCCCGACAGTTCCAACTCAGAATAATCATTGGATGAGGATGTTCATAGCTGTCGGCAACTCCAAGCTATGCAACTCATTTGAAGGGAAAGCAAAACTCCTTATTGAAAGGAAAAACACAACTCCTTATTAAAAGGGAAAAACACAACTCCTTATTGAAAGGGAAATCATAACTCCTTATTAAAAGGGAAAAACACAACTCCTTATTGAAAGGAAAGCCAAAACTTATCAGTAAAATCAAGCCAAGAACAAATGCATAATCCAGGAACCAACATTCTTCACAAGCAATTTATCAAACATTTTGAGGGCATTCTTCACAAGCAATTTATCAAACAGTTTGAAGGCATAATTACTATAATGAGAAGGCTATAGCTCCAACAGGATAGAAGGAATGATGAACATTGAGACGAGAGGAGAGGATGCAGTGGTAGAGAGCACTCAAACCTTGAGTATGTAACTGAGATACTTACTATCCCATGAGGGCCACAAATGAGAAAGTTGCACTCACATGTCAAGAGAAGAAGAAGCAGCAGCTATGCAAGAAGGTATGGATCGGGATCGAGATGAGAATTAAACGGACTTGCTGAGAAGGCGGCGGCGACGTTAATATTGCGGCTATATTAATTTGATGTTGAAATTGCATTTTATACCTTTCTCACATCTCACTTGTGTTAAAGTTAAACttcataaaattaaaccaaagaCACTTGGCTCAAGTGGTTATGTAGTTTTCTGATAGAACTCTAGATctcaaataatgaaaataagatTGAAATGGAGAAATATGTAATTGTATTGATTGAAACAGATGAACAATTATGgagaatgaaaataacaaagataaCAAACTAGTAGAGAGAGTCTACTAGCCTCAAAGCACTAAGTGCACCAACACACTAAAAGTGATCCCattaattctaaaaaaaaattctaactaAATTATTCCTTGTGTTCACTACTCTTTATATAGTAGAATAAGTCCTCACGCATTTCATGCACTCATGCCACCTCATCATTCCTTTCTCCCTTCCTTTTCACACCTTAGTCTTGGGCCAAAGTCAAGGCCCACTTTCACATTCAAGTCTCTATCATTTCCATTGGTATAAATTGTTCATGAGAACTCGAGTTCTATTTCTTATGAGAACAATTCTTAGCCAAGTTTTACTTATCGGGAAACTCTATGTTCACATTGCATCTCAATCTTTGTAGTACTCAACTATTGgcttaccaaaaataaaaaaaattattggctTACCATCCTACTTTGTGGAATTCTATAGGCCCTTTTCTTCCTGAGTCACGTTCCACTGCATTTTGGATTTGGGAGCGTGTGATTAGGCAAAGGAATGTTTGGTAACTATGCAGTTATAATTTCCTACCATAACCATATCATCATCAAATATGTGTGATCCATCAGTGTTCTAAATTCATATGATTGATCCTCTATATTATTAAAGAAAGTTGCCTTAAATGAGCCCCATTGGtagtaatttatattttatagttCAACAGAAAGATAATTATTAAACAAGACATtaaactcaagtggttaataaattcTACCAAAATTGGTAACAAATCATTCAAGAAAATCCAAGTTATTGATTACTGAGTAAAACAATTTACTTACCTCGCAACTCCAGATTACTTAGGACCCTCTTTCCATACAAAGAGAAGgattaatccaaaaaaaaaataaagagaaagatAGTTTTCTTAATAGGAAATTGGCAGCCATTTTGCATTACAACACAAGTCTTTAcagttatatatatagtttatataCATACTTCACTAGTGCAAACATTGCTAACTATTCATCAAAACTTGGTTGCTGCAGtttcaaaaccataaaatacaAAACATGTTAGCTTGGTTTGAGTCACAAAAAGGGAAAGCCGGTGGATACATCAGCAAGAACTTTGCCTCAAAAACCAAAATATGATCCACCCCACAACTAGTATAGTTACATAAAAACCTCATATGGCAAATCTACGGAACGATAAGCATCCAAATCAACCGGGAAGATGGGATCCTTAGATGTTTTTTCTGTCATGTTAAGAGCCAAGTCTACTGCTGGATTGTTGACAAAAGAGTGATTTGGTAGAGGTTGCGAAGTTACACAGTAGTGGTCACTAGACACATTAGGCCTCTTCTCGTCGCTTTTAAGATCTTCAGTgctattcttcttcttcttcttcttattgtCAATGATCATTGCTTCCTTATTTTGTTCCTTCTGGTTATTGCCAATGATCATATTTGCTTGCTTATTTTGTTCCTTTATCTTCTTGCTTTCTTCCACATATGGCTACGTGAAAAAGTAATCAGAAGAGGCAAATTCCAAGCAAAAATATAACAGATACTATGTCATTTATTGTACCTGCTTATCATTGTCAGACATCTTGTTCCACGCTTCAACAGCCGTGCGTAGGACTGTTTTCCCATCTATGTCTGGACAACAAGCTTTTAATCGAGCACATTCTTGCTTGAGAAATATTTGATATCCACTTCTCCCCGTTGGAGCACCTCGCCGTTTCTTCGTTTCTTTGTCTTTTGAGGGTGTTTGTAGAACCACCGGAGGGGGTATTTCCGGATGAGTAACAGGAGGTAATGCTGCATTAGTTACCACAGATAGTTGATCAGTTGTGTTAGTTACTGAAGTTAGTTGTATTCTGTTATCTTAGTTGTTCCGATTCAGCTAGTTAGTTACTAATTCATTAGTGTATATAAAAACACTTAATTTTCATTCAATCAACGAATTAAGTTTTCCTCTCATTAACATTCTAAATCCTTATAACCTGGCAATTTTTTGATAGGGTAGTCCTTGGACAGCCTTGCCGCCGTCAGATAATCTCCATCATCCATTAATTGAGATAAACTAGTGGCCGAGTTCTCCTTACTTTTAACTGTACCATAGAAAAAAGTATTTAAGATTAGTCAGCACATATTAAACTTAGTACCAAAATGCAACAAAAACATAATACAATGAAGTTGCTGAAATCTCTTCAACTACATCCAATTAGTCGAGTAAAATTGTAAACTTAAACCGTAAATTTTGAAGCCGCTTCAAACACTTACATATGAAGCATACCAAACTAAAACAAGATAGATATACTTAAAATAACCACAAATTCGTCTCTTAGATTAACCTTTGGTGCTGCTAGTTGCAGCTTGAGTTGCAGGAAACCTGTAAAAGTACAATTTCTCGAATTTGTATAAAAGAAGTGCATAGAGCTTTTCAACTTGAGTACATAACTTGACGTTGTTGCCTTCCAGTTTTAGTGCTGAAACAACTTCACCCCATTTCTTTTGTTGACCAACCTGCAAGAAATATTCAAGAGAAATAGAGAATCCATAACAATATACTAAATTTGAACATCCGAAACACTTTTGTATAATGATATATGCAAAAAGTTGCTTAAACAGTTAAACCTTTCTTGACCAATAGAGATTAGAGACACAAATTTGGATTGATAAAGTTCATGTGCAAATAAACAGAAGCTacataaaatatatacacatgCATTAATGAGAAATTAgcataaattaaaatacaataaGTTAAATCATGTCATTCTGTGAGGTTAATGTAGATAACAGGACAATATACCTGGTGATAACCTCCTCTTCTAGTGACCTCCAAGTAAAACAGGTACAGGTCTAAGGATGTTTCTCGGGCATTGAAACTGCAAAGTAGAATTGGAACAAAGTAGCATGAGCATGATTCATATATTTTACATATCCATCacatttttttatccaaataatttcaaaaaaacaa from Trifolium pratense cultivar HEN17-A07 linkage group LG1, ARS_RC_1.1, whole genome shotgun sequence includes these protein-coding regions:
- the LOC123889073 gene encoding high mobility group B protein 10-like; translated protein: MECKTMVPSLSDTKLTTVVLSNGKHYSSPDDLETFYIKLTDLLDDSGFTLIFNARETSLDLYLFYLEVTRRGGYHQVGQQKKWGEVVSALKLEGNNVKLCTQVEKLYALLLYKFEKLYFYRFPATQAATSSTKVKSKENSATSLSQLMDDGDYLTAARLSKDYPIKKLPALPPVTHPEIPPPVVLQTPSKDKETKKRRGAPTGRSGYQIFLKQECARLKACCPDIDGKTVLRTAVEAWNKMSDNDKQPYVEESKKIKEQNKQANMIIGNNQKEQNKEAMIIDNKKKKKKNSTEDLKSDEKRPNVSSDHYCVTSQPLPNHSFVNNPAVDLALNMTEKTSKDPIFPVDLDAYRSVDLPYEVFM